Proteins from one Gossypium raimondii isolate GPD5lz chromosome 8, ASM2569854v1, whole genome shotgun sequence genomic window:
- the LOC105790508 gene encoding probable sodium/metabolite cotransporter BASS3, chloroplastic, translating to MMSITPFLSLAVPTGKQLSICSKQVTPCCYSRIGSIRCRRKGGVDVGRKGNGRRLLVFACSTTPYVRGIGSQRVSIGNKTDGGATKGDLSQALSAMLPFVVAATAVASLVQPSTFTWVYAPALGGIMLSIGIKLSLDDFALAVKRPLPLSVGLIVQYMLKPGLGVLIAKAFGMSPMFYAGFIFTSCVAGAQLSSYASFLSKGDVAVSILLTSFTTIASVLLTPLLTGLLIGSVVPVDAVMMSKSILQVVLVPVALGLVLNTYAKPIVTILRPVMPFVAMICTSLCIGSPLALNQSQILSKDGLQLVLPVLAFHAVAFAIGYWILKIPAFWQREEVCRTVSLCGGMQSSTMAGLLAIQFLGGCSQAVPAACSVIAMAIMGLSLASFRGSGYRLRDLPSLLAPQTGPAVQEAQ from the exons ATGATGTCGATCACTCCCTTTCTTTCTCTTGCAGTCCCCACCGGGAAGCAGCTCTCAATCTGTTCGAAACAAGTGACGCCGTGTTGTTATTCGAGAATTGGTTCGATTCGGTGTAGGAGGAAGGGTGGTGTCGACGTCGGCAGAAAAGGTAATGGACGAAGGTTGTTGGTATTCGCCTGTTCGACGACGCCGTACGTACGAGGAATTGGGTCGCAAAGGGTCTCGATTGGGAATAAGACAGATGGTGGGGCAACGAAAGGTGATTTGTCTCAGGCTTTGTCAGCGATGCTTCCTTTCGTCGTCGCTGCTACTGCTGTTGCTTCTCTTGTTCAACCCTCCACTTTCACTTG GGTATATGCTCCTGCTCTTGGTGGGATTATGTTGTCAATTGGAATTAAGCTTTCCTTGGATGATTTTGCACTTGCAGTCAAAAG ACCATTACCACTATCTGTTGGACTTATCGTACAGTATATGCTCAAACCGGGTCTCGGGGTTCTAATTGCAAAGGCGTTCGGCATGTCTCCAATGTTTTATGCCGGTTTTATATTCACATCGTGTGTTGCAGGGGCTCAGTTGTCTAGCTATGCTAGCTTTTTAAGCAAAGGAGATGTTGCAGTGAGTATTCTTCTCACTAGCTTTACCACCATTGCATCGGTGCTCCTCACACCCCTTTTAACTGGCCTCCTCATTGGATCCGTTGTTCCAGTTGATGCAGTAATGATGTCGAAGTCAATTTTACAG GTGGTTCTTGTTCCGGTCGCTCTTGGACTTGTgcttaatacgtatgcaaaacCGATAGTTACTATCCTCCGACCTGTGATGCCTTTTGTTGCTATGATCTGCACATCCTTGTGCATCGGTAGTCCTCTTGCACTGAATCAGAGTCAAATTCTATCAAAAGATGGCCTCCAATTGGTTCTTCCGGTTTTGGCGTTTCACGCTGTGGCATTCGCTATCGGATATTGGATCTTGAAGATTCCTGCTTTCTG GCAAAGAGAAGAAGTTTGCCGAACAGTATCGTTATGCGGTGGAATGCAAAGCTCGACAATGGCAGGGCTTCTGGCAATCCAGTTCCTAGGAGGTTGCAGTCAAGCAGTTCCAGCGGCATGCTCTGTCATAGCAATGGCTATTATGGGTCTTTCACTTGCCTCTTTCCGGGGCAGTGGTTACCGTCTTAGAGACTTACCATCTTTACTTGCACCACAAACGGGCCCTGCTGTTCAGGAGGCTCAATGA